Proteins encoded together in one Campylobacter peloridis LMG 23910 window:
- a CDS encoding methyl-accepting chemotaxis protein produces the protein MQNVSHKTSEVIAQSEEIKNVTSIIGDIADQINLLALNAAIEAARAGEHGRGFAVVADEVRNLAERTQKSLGEIEANTNILVQSINEMGESIKEQTTGITQINDSVAQIDHVTQENLKIANDSAVISDNVNKIANDILEDAKKKKF, from the coding sequence ATGCAAAATGTTTCTCATAAAACTAGTGAAGTAATAGCTCAAAGTGAAGAGATTAAAAATGTTACTTCTATTATTGGAGATATTGCTGATCAAATTAATTTACTTGCATTAAATGCTGCTATTGAAGCTGCACGTGCTGGTGAGCATGGTAGAGGCTTTGCTGTTGTTGCAGATGAAGTTAGAAACTTAGCAGAAAGAACTCAAAAATCATTAGGTGAGATTGAAGCTAATACTAATATCTTAGTACAATCTATTAATGAAATGGGTGAGAGTATAAAAGAACAAACTACAGGTATTACTCAAATAAATGATTCAGTAGCACAAATTGATCATGTAACTCAAGAGAATTTAAAAATAGCTAATGATAGTGCAGTAATATCTGATAATGTTAATAAAATTGCTAATGATATCTTAGAGGATGCTAAGAAGAAGAAATTTTAG
- a CDS encoding PepSY-like domain-containing protein, with protein MKMKLMLASLVCASSLFADMIVSPAALPQKAQEFLNTYFKGVNVGYVKQDVDSYEVNLVDGTEIDFIINGDWKEVDGKYKGIPTGFIPKEIISKVQAAQPNAAIVEVDKKINGYKFRTNNMMEIYTDFKGNILGQKFDD; from the coding sequence ATGAAAATGAAATTAATGTTAGCAAGTTTAGTTTGTGCAAGTTCTTTGTTTGCAGATATGATTGTAAGTCCAGCTGCTTTACCTCAAAAAGCTCAAGAGTTTTTAAACACTTATTTTAAAGGTGTAAATGTAGGCTATGTAAAGCAAGATGTGGATTCTTATGAAGTAAATTTAGTTGATGGAACTGAGATTGATTTTATTATCAATGGGGATTGGAAAGAAGTTGATGGTAAATATAAAGGTATTCCAACTGGATTTATTCCAAAAGAAATTATATCTAAGGTTCAAGCAGCCCAACCAAATGCAGCTATTGTAGAGGTTGATAAAAAAATCAATGGATATAAATTTAGAACAAATAATATGATGGAAATATATACTGATTTTAAAGGTAATATTTTAGGACAAAAATTTGATGATTAA
- a CDS encoding ATP-binding protein, producing the protein MKDLKLFLSNTQKSNIYKNLQCNKNELLILKHLCKSYLQANASVNAYNLLNEVFGNDEYRFLDHLKDLKNLIERGFIVQIYSDFKIGKNSTLLLNLLQSDLSLSEVFLQILENKNIKDVMKEEPYEDHMDYLKDEFFKIELYQRLRFFTQNSKNKKLKEDIIEFQSYIKARLKKSKIANVLADIFKEYALNDKECLIFISLLKEEYLLNTENSYSRDFNFLLHLISDNEEQKQQNKALLEEDSKLLSTNLLEFDEFVNSLGDISRTFYLSDDILQRIINFKEPKKNKKIKLQNLVKNQDIFELIEPNINIDDVIMPQSTKDLLESILKQQDKKVLERLNKWGIKTNKNIEAKIIFYGPAGTGKTMSALSMAKAMKKSILSFDCSKILSKYVGESEQNVRKIFDTYKELCQSSKQSPILLLNEADQFLSTRIESSGGADKMHNQMQNIFLEQIERFNGVIIATTNFLESLDVAFSRRFDYKIEFKKPDFKERVLIWEKSLPKNAQFDKEFDLNILAHYELSGAQIVMVVKNTALKVAISKEGIFKINDFLETIEKEITSSFDKNKIVGFKN; encoded by the coding sequence ATGAAAGATTTAAAACTTTTTTTAAGCAATACGCAAAAAAGCAATATATATAAAAACCTACAATGCAATAAAAATGAGCTTTTAATTTTAAAGCATTTGTGCAAGAGTTATTTGCAAGCAAATGCAAGTGTGAATGCATATAATTTACTAAATGAGGTTTTTGGTAATGATGAATATCGATTTTTAGATCATTTAAAAGATTTAAAAAATCTTATAGAACGAGGTTTTATTGTCCAAATTTATTCTGATTTTAAAATAGGAAAAAATTCCACCTTGCTTTTGAATTTATTGCAGAGTGATTTAAGCTTAAGTGAAGTATTTTTACAAATTTTAGAAAATAAAAATATAAAAGATGTAATGAAAGAAGAACCTTATGAAGATCATATGGATTATTTAAAAGATGAATTTTTTAAAATAGAGCTTTACCAAAGGTTGCGATTTTTTACGCAAAATTCTAAAAATAAAAAATTAAAAGAAGATATAATTGAATTTCAATCATATATAAAAGCTAGATTGAAAAAAAGCAAAATAGCTAATGTCTTGGCAGATATTTTTAAAGAGTATGCCTTAAACGACAAAGAATGTTTGATTTTTATTAGTTTACTAAAAGAAGAATATTTATTGAATACAGAAAATTCCTATAGTAGAGATTTTAATTTTTTATTGCATTTAATCAGTGACAATGAAGAGCAAAAACAACAAAATAAAGCTTTATTAGAAGAAGACTCTAAGCTTTTAAGCACCAATCTTTTAGAATTTGATGAATTTGTTAATTCTTTAGGGGATATTTCTAGGACCTTTTATTTAAGTGATGATATCTTACAAAGAATTATCAACTTTAAAGAACCAAAGAAAAATAAAAAAATTAAATTGCAAAATTTGGTAAAAAATCAAGATATTTTTGAACTCATAGAACCAAATATCAATATAGATGATGTTATCATGCCTCAAAGCACTAAAGATTTATTAGAAAGTATTTTAAAACAACAAGATAAAAAAGTTTTAGAAAGATTAAACAAATGGGGCATAAAAACCAATAAAAACATAGAAGCAAAAATTATTTTTTATGGACCTGCTGGAACAGGAAAAACAATGAGTGCTTTAAGCATGGCAAAGGCGATGAAAAAATCCATTTTAAGCTTTGATTGCTCAAAAATTTTAAGTAAATATGTAGGCGAGAGTGAGCAAAATGTTAGAAAAATTTTTGACACTTATAAAGAACTTTGTCAAAGTAGCAAACAAAGTCCAATTTTACTTTTAAATGAAGCTGATCAGTTTTTAAGCACTAGGATAGAAAGCAGTGGTGGTGCAGATAAAATGCATAATCAAATGCAAAATATTTTTCTAGAGCAAATTGAACGCTTTAACGGAGTGATTATAGCTACTACCAATTTTTTAGAAAGTTTAGATGTGGCATTTTCAAGAAGATTTGATTATAAAATAGAATTTAAAAAGCCAGATTTTAAAGAAAGAGTGCTTATTTGGGAAAAGTCTTTACCTAAAAATGCCCAATTTGATAAAGAATTTGATCTTAATATTTTAGCTCATTATGAATTAAGTGGTGCTCAAATTGTGATGGTGGTAAAAAATACCGCCTTAAAAGTTGCTATTTCCAAAGAAGGTATTTTTAAAATCAATGATTTTTTAGAAACTATAGAAAAAGAAATAACATCTTCTTTTGATAAAAATAAAATAGTCGGTTTTAAAAATTAA
- a CDS encoding YajQ family cyclic di-GMP-binding protein produces the protein MASEHSFDISGEIDKQELKNALEQAKKELDSRYDLKGIKSEIELNEKESVYKLICSSEAKLEVLKDIIISKLIKRGINPNGIKELSKESGANFKLNLKVNDAIDADSAKKINKAIKDSKLKVTSSIRGNEIRVTSKQIDDLQSVMKLVKDLNLELNISFKNLK, from the coding sequence ATGGCAAGTGAGCATAGTTTTGATATAAGTGGGGAAATCGACAAACAAGAGTTGAAAAATGCTTTAGAGCAAGCAAAAAAAGAGCTTGATAGCAGATATGATTTAAAAGGCATTAAAAGCGAGATAGAGTTAAATGAAAAAGAAAGTGTTTATAAGCTTATTTGCTCTAGTGAGGCAAAACTTGAAGTTTTAAAAGATATTATTATTTCAAAATTAATTAAAAGAGGGATAAACCCTAATGGCATTAAAGAATTAAGCAAAGAAAGTGGAGCAAATTTTAAACTGAATTTAAAGGTAAATGATGCTATTGATGCAGATAGTGCTAAAAAAATCAACAAGGCTATAAAAGATAGCAAATTAAAAGTAACTTCAAGTATAAGAGGCAATGAAATCCGCGTAACTAGCAAGCAAATAGATGACTTACAAAGTGTGATGAAACTGGTTAAGGACTTGAATTTAGAGCTTAATATCAGTTTTAAAAATCTCAAATGA
- a CDS encoding D-2-hydroxyacid dehydrogenase has product MKIVCLDAATLGGADLSAFKSFGEFVSYDLTPKDEVVSRIANAQVVMINKVIIDKEVIDKTNLKLILQLGTGVNNIDVAYANSKGIVVKNAAAYSTKSVLSHTFALLFAFLNQIPYYDKWSKEGKWCECAMFTDFSRILHTLTGKRHGIIGLGAIGKEVAKASSLFGASVCYYSTSGANFNDEYTQVSLEELLKTCDVISIHAPLNEKTKNLLTKKELMLLKEGAILINVGRGGIINETDLALIMDEKNIKVGLDVLEIEPMVKNHPLLSIKNKENLIITPHVAWASAESIQNLVQIVFNNLKEFVENGK; this is encoded by the coding sequence ATGAAAATAGTATGTTTAGATGCAGCAACTTTAGGCGGAGCAGATTTATCAGCTTTTAAAAGTTTTGGTGAGTTTGTAAGCTATGATTTAACACCTAAAGATGAGGTTGTTTCAAGGATAGCTAATGCACAAGTTGTAATGATAAATAAAGTTATCATTGATAAAGAAGTGATAGATAAAACCAATCTAAAGCTTATTTTGCAACTTGGCACGGGAGTAAATAATATAGATGTAGCTTATGCAAATTCTAAAGGTATAGTTGTTAAAAATGCAGCGGCTTATTCTACAAAAAGTGTTTTAAGCCATACTTTTGCTTTACTTTTTGCTTTTTTAAATCAAATTCCTTATTATGATAAATGGAGCAAAGAGGGCAAATGGTGTGAGTGTGCGATGTTTACTGATTTTAGTAGAATTTTACACACTTTAACAGGAAAAAGACATGGCATTATAGGACTTGGTGCTATAGGAAAGGAAGTAGCTAAAGCTTCAAGTTTGTTTGGAGCTAGTGTTTGTTATTATTCTACTTCAGGAGCTAATTTTAACGATGAATACACGCAAGTAAGCCTTGAAGAGCTTTTAAAAACTTGTGATGTTATTAGCATACATGCACCTTTAAATGAAAAAACTAAAAATTTACTTACTAAAAAAGAATTAATGCTTTTAAAAGAGGGTGCTATTTTGATTAATGTTGGGCGTGGTGGTATCATCAATGAAACAGATTTAGCTTTGATTATGGATGAAAAAAATATCAAAGTTGGACTTGATGTGCTTGAAATAGAACCTATGGTTAAAAATCACCCTTTGCTTAGCATAAAAAATAAAGAAAATTTAATCATCACTCCGCATGTTGCATGGGCAAGTGCTGAATCTATACAAAATTTAGTTCAAATCGTATTTAATAATCTTAAGGAGTTTGTGGAAAATGGCAAGTGA
- a CDS encoding glutathionylspermidine synthase family protein has translation MQFLKVNPLEKSYLEQIGFSWHTDNDGSDYLDSNLVCVKESEANAYYEAVNELYDMYVAAAQEVIDNDRFDELGIPFNLVEAIKMSWENDVHWHLYGRFDLAGGLDGKPIKLIEFNADTPTSLFESAILQWAILKQNKLDESAQFNNIYEALADNFKRLITLEEDVSGFEKYYQGWKILFSSIAGSNEDTITTKLLAHIAKEAGFESEFSFVDEVEFSPEGIFKNDVNYEYFFKLIPWESIAIEEGELAMLLTQIMQNQKAIILNPAYTLLFQSKGIMKILWELYPNHPLLLETSDEPLVGKKCVKKPVFGREGANVSIIEANGDISFKTDGDYQNNRFVYQEFAEFNQNENDYYQAGVFFAYEGCGLGFRKGGLVLDNYSKFVGHLVRD, from the coding sequence ATGCAATTTTTAAAAGTAAATCCTTTAGAAAAATCATATTTAGAGCAAATAGGTTTTTCATGGCATACAGATAATGATGGAAGTGATTATTTAGATTCTAATTTAGTTTGTGTTAAAGAAAGTGAAGCAAATGCATATTATGAAGCAGTAAATGAGCTTTATGATATGTATGTAGCTGCTGCACAAGAGGTGATTGATAATGATCGCTTTGATGAGCTTGGCATTCCTTTTAATTTAGTTGAAGCTATTAAGATGAGCTGGGAAAATGATGTGCATTGGCATTTATATGGAAGATTTGATTTAGCAGGTGGGCTTGATGGCAAGCCTATAAAATTGATAGAATTTAACGCTGATACTCCAACTTCTTTGTTTGAAAGTGCAATTTTACAATGGGCTATTTTAAAGCAAAATAAGCTAGATGAAAGTGCGCAATTTAATAATATCTATGAAGCCTTAGCGGATAATTTTAAAAGACTTATCACTTTAGAAGAAGATGTGAGCGGGTTTGAAAAATATTACCAAGGCTGGAAGATTTTATTTTCTTCTATTGCAGGGAGCAATGAAGATACTATCACTACAAAGCTTTTAGCGCATATAGCTAAAGAAGCAGGCTTTGAGAGTGAATTTTCTTTTGTTGATGAAGTGGAATTTTCACCTGAGGGAATTTTTAAAAATGATGTAAATTATGAGTATTTTTTTAAACTTATTCCTTGGGAAAGTATAGCCATAGAAGAGGGCGAACTTGCTATGCTTTTAACTCAAATCATGCAAAATCAAAAAGCTATTATTTTAAATCCTGCTTATACTTTGCTTTTTCAAAGCAAGGGTATAATGAAAATTTTATGGGAGCTTTATCCAAATCATCCTTTATTGCTTGAAACTAGCGATGAGCCTTTGGTGGGTAAAAAATGTGTTAAAAAGCCTGTTTTTGGTAGAGAAGGGGCTAATGTTTCTATTATAGAAGCTAATGGAGATATAAGTTTTAAAACAGATGGAGATTATCAAAACAATCGTTTTGTATATCAAGAATTTGCTGAGTTTAATCAAAATGAAAATGATTATTATCAAGCTGGAGTTTTCTTTGCTTATGAGGGTTGTGGATTAGGTTTTAGAAAAGGTGGATTGGTGCTTGATAATTACTCTAAATTTGTAGGGCATTTGGTAAGAGATTGA
- a CDS encoding UPF0323 family lipoprotein: MKHIKTILKLSMISGIAAISGGALSACSNNSNDTNNNALTQAANTQGAFVIIEETAPNQYKIKDQFPSDETRVVLKQLDGTERVLSKEEMDKLIQEEAAKIDNGTSNLTNANNASMSSGGLSLGETLLASAAGAILGSWIGSKLFNNQNFANQQRGAFSNQSAYQRSVNSFNKAGTSASSGSNAKKSGFFGGGSKAASSNQNSFGS; the protein is encoded by the coding sequence ATGAAACATATAAAGACTATACTTAAACTTAGTATGATAAGCGGAATTGCTGCAATAAGCGGTGGTGCTTTGAGTGCGTGTAGTAACAATTCAAATGATACAAACAATAATGCATTAACTCAAGCTGCTAACACTCAAGGTGCTTTTGTTATTATCGAAGAGACTGCACCAAATCAATATAAAATCAAAGATCAATTTCCAAGTGATGAAACTAGGGTAGTTTTAAAACAACTTGATGGAACTGAAAGAGTTTTAAGTAAAGAAGAAATGGATAAATTAATCCAAGAAGAAGCAGCAAAAATTGACAATGGAACTTCAAATTTAACCAATGCTAATAATGCTTCTATGAGTAGTGGAGGGCTTTCTTTGGGCGAGACTTTGCTTGCTAGTGCAGCTGGAGCTATACTTGGTAGCTGGATAGGTTCTAAGCTTTTTAATAATCAAAATTTTGCAAATCAACAACGCGGAGCTTTTTCAAATCAAAGTGCTTACCAAAGAAGCGTAAATAGTTTTAATAAAGCAGGCACAAGTGCAAGTTCTGGATCAAATGCTAAAAAATCAGGATTTTTTGGTGGTGGTTCAAAAGCTGCAAGTTCAAATCAAAATTCTTTTGGTTCTTAA
- a CDS encoding LysE family transporter, with the protein MFLWTLIIHFFGLILPGPDFFLISSYALREGFKNALKASLGVSFAMSVWIILSILGLSVIFHQFPFLQVILSSIGALYLLYLAYLIYKNTKNTKLKTQKPPISPFFSGVITNLSNPKVIFYFASVFANFDFSQMQWMLVVLILVLILETIVYFSLVALLFSKQFMLKIYEKNLKKIDYLSAFIFFSFGVFILAKNLLAMIISN; encoded by the coding sequence ATGTTTTTATGGACTTTAATTATACATTTTTTTGGACTTATTTTACCAGGGCCTGATTTTTTCTTAATAAGTTCTTATGCTCTAAGAGAAGGTTTTAAAAATGCTTTAAAAGCAAGCTTGGGTGTAAGTTTTGCAATGAGTGTTTGGATAATACTTTCTATACTTGGTTTGAGTGTAATTTTTCATCAATTTCCTTTTTTGCAAGTGATTTTATCAAGCATTGGGGCTTTATATCTTTTGTATTTAGCATATTTGATTTATAAAAATACAAAAAATACCAAGTTAAAAACACAAAAACCGCCTATTTCACCTTTTTTTAGCGGGGTAATTACTAATTTGTCTAATCCAAAAGTGATTTTTTATTTTGCTAGTGTTTTTGCTAATTTTGATTTTTCGCAAATGCAATGGATGTTAGTGGTTTTAATTTTAGTGCTTATATTAGAAACTATTGTTTATTTTTCCTTGGTTGCTTTACTTTTTTCTAAGCAGTTTATGTTAAAAATTTATGAAAAAAATTTAAAAAAGATTGATTATTTAAGTGCTTTTATATTTTTTAGTTTTGGTGTTTTTATTTTAGCTAAGAATTTATTGGCTATGATTATTAGTAATTAA
- the rpsU gene encoding 30S ribosomal protein S21 produces MPGIKVHPNESFDEAYRKFKKQVDRNLVVTEVRARRFFEPMTEIRKKQKISARKKMLKRLYMLRRYESRL; encoded by the coding sequence GTGCCAGGAATTAAGGTACATCCTAATGAGTCTTTTGATGAAGCGTATAGAAAATTCAAAAAACAAGTAGATAGAAATCTAGTTGTTACTGAAGTGCGTGCAAGAAGATTTTTTGAGCCTATGACTGAAATTCGCAAAAAACAAAAAATTTCAGCGCGTAAAAAAATGCTTAAAAGGCTTTATATGCTTAGACGCTATGAGTCAAGACTCTAA
- the ccoG gene encoding cytochrome c oxidase accessory protein CcoG, which translates to MSACITNYTKKRYIAYIISMIVFIALPFIKINGNHFFLLSFDHKKLNLFFIAFDTQELYLMPFVIMGMFLTILFVTTLAGRIWCAWSCPQTIARVIYRDLLQTKIFKIHKSTANKQKQIDGFFIKKALSIVIFYLFSLLMMSAFLWYFVPPEDFFVYIQNPAEHLLLLGILFCASLAFTFDIVYLGEKFCVYVCPYARIQSVMFDNNTIQVIYDDKRGGVIYDGHTKLYQKPPQGECIGCEACVKICPTHIDIRQGMQLECINCLECADACSKVQAKFNRPSLINWTSAKAIETREKVKYFRFRTIGYLVVLCGVFVALVLMGSKKENMLLNINRSSELYQVRKTHDKQLQITNAYVFLFQNTDNKTHEYYFDVKLQGIEDGLEIIRPKKSFKLKAGEKDKYIVVLKATKKLADNDRKDTVIPLTIKAYAIDDKNIAVTRSSNFVYPKNSILEEK; encoded by the coding sequence ATGAGTGCTTGTATAACAAACTATACCAAAAAAAGGTATATAGCATATATCATTTCTATGATTGTATTTATTGCTTTACCTTTTATAAAAATCAACGGGAATCATTTCTTTTTATTAAGTTTTGATCACAAAAAGCTAAATTTATTTTTTATTGCTTTTGATACTCAAGAACTTTATTTAATGCCTTTTGTTATTATGGGTATGTTTTTAACTATACTTTTTGTTACTACCTTAGCAGGAAGAATTTGGTGTGCTTGGAGCTGTCCTCAGACTATTGCTAGAGTTATTTATAGAGATCTTTTACAAACAAAAATTTTTAAAATTCACAAAAGCACAGCCAATAAACAAAAACAAATAGATGGATTTTTTATCAAAAAAGCTTTAAGTATTGTGATTTTTTATCTTTTTTCATTGTTAATGATGAGTGCTTTTTTATGGTATTTTGTTCCACCCGAAGATTTTTTTGTATATATTCAAAATCCTGCTGAACATTTATTGCTTTTAGGAATTTTATTTTGTGCTTCTTTGGCATTTACCTTTGATATAGTGTATTTGGGTGAAAAATTTTGTGTTTATGTTTGTCCTTATGCAAGAATACAATCTGTAATGTTTGATAACAATACTATCCAAGTTATTTATGATGATAAAAGAGGCGGTGTAATCTATGATGGCCATACCAAACTTTATCAAAAACCTCCACAAGGAGAATGTATAGGGTGTGAAGCCTGTGTAAAAATTTGTCCTACTCATATAGATATACGCCAAGGAATGCAACTTGAATGTATAAATTGTCTTGAATGTGCTGATGCTTGTTCAAAAGTTCAAGCTAAATTTAATCGTCCTAGTTTGATCAACTGGACTAGTGCAAAAGCAATAGAAACTAGAGAAAAGGTAAAATATTTTAGATTTAGAACCATTGGTTATTTAGTTGTTTTATGTGGTGTTTTTGTAGCTTTGGTTTTGATGGGAAGTAAAAAAGAAAATATGCTTTTAAATATCAATCGCTCAAGCGAACTTTATCAAGTTAGAAAAACACATGATAAACAATTGCAAATTACTAACGCTTATGTATTTTTATTTCAAAACACTGACAATAAAACTCATGAGTATTATTTTGATGTAAAATTACAAGGCATCGAAGATGGTTTAGAAATCATTAGACCTAAAAAGTCTTTTAAACTAAAAGCAGGTGAGAAAGATAAATATATTGTAGTTTTAAAAGCTACAAAAAAATTAGCAGATAATGATAGAAAAGATACGGTAATACCTTTAACCATCAAAGCTTATGCAATTGATGATAAAAATATAGCCGTAACAAGAAGTAGTAATTTTGTATATCCTAAAAATTCTATTTTAGAAGAAAAATAA
- a CDS encoding TetR/AcrR family transcriptional regulator — MNKNTEKLLSKSQLRLEKIKQIALESFLKNGYEATNLKDIIKQTGGSFSSVYEHYKNKEGLFRAVLDDFTEKHFLRALKHMENVENQKLEDFLYEFCLAYLEIFNDEKTIAIARIIFSQVYNEKTNLSEWFEEESERAVEFILQKRFYQEKNSNISSNSKFLSSTFCAMLRGDFFMQSVFKNKISMSKDEQIKHAEKIVKLFTQGIINFY, encoded by the coding sequence ATGAATAAAAATACAGAAAAACTGCTTTCAAAATCACAACTTAGATTAGAAAAGATTAAACAAATTGCTTTAGAGTCATTTTTAAAAAATGGCTATGAAGCAACCAATCTTAAAGATATTATTAAACAAACTGGCGGTTCTTTTTCTTCTGTGTATGAACATTATAAAAATAAAGAAGGTTTATTTAGAGCTGTATTAGATGATTTTACTGAAAAACATTTTTTGCGGGCTTTAAAACATATGGAAAATGTTGAAAATCAAAAACTAGAAGACTTTCTTTATGAATTTTGTTTAGCTTATTTAGAAATTTTTAACGATGAAAAAACAATTGCTATTGCAAGAATAATTTTTTCACAAGTGTATAATGAAAAAACAAACCTAAGCGAATGGTTTGAAGAAGAAAGTGAAAGAGCAGTTGAGTTTATTTTGCAAAAAAGATTCTATCAAGAAAAAAATAGCAATATTTCTTCTAATTCCAAATTCTTAAGTAGCACATTTTGTGCTATGCTTAGAGGAGATTTTTTTATGCAAAGTGTTTTTAAAAATAAAATTTCAATGAGTAAAGATGAGCAAATTAAACATGCAGAAAAAATTGTAAAATTATTTACTCAAGGGATTATTAACTTTTATTAA
- a CDS encoding efflux RND transporter periplasmic adaptor subunit, which yields MKTKILALTCVSLILAACTDDKQAQVKQLPPQPVSVMTMQSANLPLEFTYPARLSTELDVLIKPKVSGEIKAKYFKSGQAVKKGDKLFLIEPDKYQASVNMAYGEALVARANFDDAEKNFKRDSILIEKNAISQKEFDASLAKFNSTKATLESARAKLANARLDLKYTLVSAPFDGILGDSLVDIGDYVNASSTELVRISNINPIFADFYISDVDKISMNKNIKDGNWQLENVQVQANVGGELFNGKLYFIDSVIDTHSGGVKAKAIFDNNTSYLMPGSFANVYVSGFVQKDGFEIPQVALLQDDSATYVYTLVDGKVVKTIVNVIYQTADKAIINQGLKNGDKVILNNFKKIRPGASVSVMENK from the coding sequence ATGAAAACAAAAATTTTAGCTTTAACTTGCGTCTCTTTGATACTCGCAGCCTGCACAGATGACAAACAAGCTCAAGTTAAACAACTTCCTCCTCAGCCTGTTAGTGTTATGACTATGCAAAGTGCTAACTTGCCTTTAGAATTTACTTATCCTGCAAGATTAAGCACTGAACTTGATGTATTGATTAAACCTAAGGTAAGCGGTGAAATCAAAGCCAAATACTTCAAAAGTGGCCAAGCTGTTAAAAAAGGCGATAAACTTTTTCTTATAGAACCTGATAAATACCAAGCAAGCGTAAATATGGCTTATGGAGAAGCTTTAGTAGCAAGAGCAAATTTTGATGATGCGGAAAAAAATTTTAAAAGAGATAGTATTTTAATAGAAAAAAATGCTATTTCACAAAAAGAATTTGATGCAAGCTTGGCTAAATTTAATTCTACAAAAGCTACTTTAGAAAGTGCTAGAGCAAAACTTGCTAATGCAAGATTGGATTTAAAATATACCTTAGTAAGCGCTCCATTTGATGGAATTTTGGGTGATTCTTTGGTGGATATTGGTGATTATGTTAATGCTTCATCAACTGAGCTTGTTCGCATTAGTAATATAAATCCTATTTTTGCAGATTTTTACATATCAGATGTTGATAAGATTAGCATGAATAAAAATATCAAAGATGGTAATTGGCAATTAGAAAATGTTCAAGTTCAAGCTAATGTCGGCGGCGAACTTTTTAATGGAAAATTATACTTTATAGATAGTGTGATTGATACTCATAGTGGCGGGGTAAAAGCAAAAGCAATTTTTGATAATAACACTTCTTATTTAATGCCTGGATCATTTGCTAATGTTTATGTAAGTGGTTTTGTCCAAAAAGATGGTTTTGAAATTCCTCAAGTTGCACTTTTACAAGATGATAGCGCTACTTATGTTTATACTTTAGTAGATGGGAAAGTGGTTAAAACTATTGTAAATGTGATTTATCAAACTGCTGATAAAGCCATTATCAACCAAGGTTTAAAAAACGGAGATAAAGTAATTTTAAATAATTTCAAAAAAATCCGTCCTGGTGCAAGTGTAAGCGTAATGGAGAATAAATAA